A region of Dermochelys coriacea isolate rDerCor1 chromosome 1, rDerCor1.pri.v4, whole genome shotgun sequence DNA encodes the following proteins:
- the ADAMTS1 gene encoding A disintegrin and metalloproteinase with thrombospondin motifs 1 produces the protein MGPAPLLLAALLCLGPGPGPGPCPRAARGSPAPREEQELVVPVRLDSAAEPAGQRLYRLDAFGKRLRLELEPDSSFLAPDFRLRSLGSRPRRREEAAAPGASLGIPPAADLARCFYSGTVNRDPSSAAALSLCAGLRGAFSLQGEEYFIQPANASRPRPQLHLLRRRPPSSVRQSGGPKCGVTDQSFPRAAEGQQAPVGQTETGSTRKKRFVSSPRYVETMLVADQSMAEFHGSGLKHYLLTLFSVAAKLYKHPSIRNSISLVLVKILVIYDEQKGPDVSSNAALTLRNFCSWQKQHNPPSDRHAEHYDTAILFTRQDLCGAKTCDTLGMADVGTICDPNRSCSIIEDDGLQAAFTTAHELGHVFNMPHDDAKQCANINGLSRDSHMMASMLSNLDRSQPWSPCSAYMITTFLDNGHGECLLDKPHKPIQLPSDLPGTLYDANRQCQFTFGDESKHCPDTASTCTTLWCTGISGELLVCQTKHFPWADGTSCGEGKWCVNGKCVNKTEKKHYDTPVHGGWGSWGPWGDCSRTCGGGVQYSFRECDNPVPKNGGKYCEGKRVQYRSCNIEDCPDNNGKTFREEQCEIHNDLSKSPFGSGPAVEWTPKFAGVSPKDRCKLVCRAKGTGYFFVLQPKVVDGTSCSPDSTSVCVQGQCVKAGCDRMIGSSKKYDKCGICGGNGSTCKKVSGTLVSAKPGYHDVVTIPAGATNLEVKQRNNRGSRHDGSFLAIKAADGTYILNGDYTLSTLEQDITHKGSVLRYSGSSAALERIRSFSPLMEPLTIQVLTVGDSPRPKIKYTYFVKKPLQSGSERASSKKKESFNAIKETILSEWVIEEWGECSKSCGSGWQRRSVKCRDLNGQSATDCAKELKPNDLRPCADMPCPQWQLGDWSPCSKTCGKGFKKRLLKCMSYDGSMLPQESCDPSKKPKHLIDFCNVTKCT, from the exons ATGGGGcccgcccccctgctgctggcggcgCTGCTCTGcctcggccccggccccggccccggcccctgccCGCGGGCCGCTCGCGGCAGCCCCGCGCCGCGGGAGGAGCAGGAGCTGGTCGTGCCCGTGCGGCTGGACTCCGCGGCCGAGCCGGCTGGCCAGAGGCTCTATCGCCTGGACGCCTTCGGGAAGCGGCTGCGCTTGGAGCTGGAGCCAGACAGCAGCTTCCTGGCTCCGGACTTCAGGCTGCGGTCCTTGGGCAGCCGCCCCCGGCGgcgggaggaggcggcggcgccGGGAGCCTCGCTCGGGATCCCGCCCGCCGCCGACCTGGCGCGCTGCTTCTACTCCGGCACCGTCAACCGGGACCCGAGCTCTGCCGCCGCCCTCAGCCTCTGCGCGGGGCTGCGCGGGGCTTTCTCCTTGCAGGGGGAAGAGTACTTCATCCAGCCGGCCAACGCCTCCCGGCCGCGGCCGCAGCTCCACCTCCTGCGCCGGCGGCCGCCGAGCAGCGTCCGCCAGAGCGGCGGCCCCAAGTGCGGGGTGACAGACCAGAGCTTCCCCCGGGCCGCGGAGGGACAGCAGGCGCCCGTGGGCCAGACAG aAACTGGAAGCACACGGAAAAAAAGATTTGTGTCCAGCCCTCGCTATGTGGAAACCATGCTTGTAGCAGACCAGTCCATGGCAGAGTTCCATGGTAGCGGATTGAAGCACTATCTCTTGACTCTGTTTTCTGTGGCAGCCAAATTATACAAGCATCCCAGTATCCGAAACTCTATTAGTCTGGTGTTGGTAAAAATTCTGGTCATCTATGATGAGCAGAAGGGACCTGATGTTTCTTCTAATGCTGCCCTTACCTTAAGGAACTTCTGcagttggcaaaagcaacacaATCCACCCAGTGACCGACATGCAGAGCACTATGACACAGCAATCCTCTTTACCAGACAg GACCTTTGTGGTGCCAAGACATGTGATACCCTTGGGATGGCTGATGTGGGAACAATTTGTGATCCAAACCGCAGTTGCTCTATCATAGAAGACGATGGATTGCAAGCTGCCTTCACAACAGCCCATGAACTAG gccatgTGTTTAACATGCCCCATGACGACGCAAAGCAGTGTGCCAATATTAATGGTCTTAGCCGGGATTCCCATATGATGGCGTCTATGCTTTCCAATCTGGATCGAAGCCAACCTTGGTCTCCGTGCAGTGCCTACATGATAACAACATTTTTGGACAATGGTCATG gtgaGTGTTTACTGGACAAGCCCCACAAACCTATACAGCTTCCCTCTGATCTCCCTGGAACTTTGTATGATGCCAATAGGCAGTGCCAATTTACATTTGGAGATGAGTCCAAACATTGTCCGGACACAGCCAGCACGTGTACAACTTTGTGGTGTACGGGCATCTCTGGAGAATTGCTTGTGTGCCAAACTAAACACTTTCCTTGGGCAGATGGCACCAGTTGTGGAGAGGGGAAATGGTGTGTGAATGGCAAATGTGTAAACAAGACTGAGAAGAAGCATTATGat ACCCCTGTCCATGGAGGCTGGGGATCATGGGGACCCTGGGGAGACTGCTCAAGGACATGTGGTGGTGGAGTGCAGTACTCCTTTAGAGAGTGTGATAACCCAGTTCCAAAGAATGGAGGAAAGTACTGTGAAGGCAAACGGGTGCAATACCGATCGTGTAATATTGAGGACTGTCCAGATAATAATG GCAAAACCTTCAGAGAGGAGCAGTGTGAAATACACAATGACCTTTCTAAATCCCCTTTTGGAAGTGGACCTGCAGTGGAATGGACACCCAAGTTTGCTGGAGTCTCTCCAAAGGACAGATGCAAACTTGTCTGCCGCGCAAAAGGCACTGGATATTTCTTTGTTCTGCAACctaag gttgtgGATGGCACCTCCTGTAGCCCAGACTCCACTTCTGTCTGTGTGCAGGGACAATGTGTAAAGGCTGGCTGTGATCGTATGATAGGCTCCAGTAAGAAATATGACAAATGTGGTATCTGTGGAGGCAATGGATCTACCTGCAAGAAAGTGTCAGGCACTCTCGTTAGTGCAAA ACCTGGTTATCATGATGTTGTCACCATTCCTGCTGGAGCAACCAATCTTGAAGTTAAGCAACGAAATAACAGGGGTTCACGACATGATGGCAGTTTCCTTGCTATTAAAGCTGCTGATGGCACATATATTCTTAATGGTGACTACACTCTATCGACATTGGAACAAGACATTACTCATAAAGGCAGTGTTTTAAGGTACAGTGGCTCATCTGCAGCTTTGGAAAGAATCCGCAGTTTCAGCCCACTGATGGAACCTTTAACTATCCAGGTTCTGACTGTGGGTGACTCGCCTCGACCTAAAATCAAATATACCTATTTTGTGAAGAAACCACTACAGTCTGGGTCTGAGAGAGCTTCCAGCAAAAAGAAAGAATCTTTTAATGCCATCAAGGAGACGATCTTATCTGAATGGGTTATTGAAGAATGGGGAGAATGTTCAAAGTCATGTGGGTCCGGTTGGCAAAGAAGATCTGTCAAATGCAGAGACCTTAATGGGCAGTCTGCCACAGACTGTGCGAAAGAACTCAAACCAAATGATCTCCGACCATGTGCAGACATGCCCTGTCCACAGTGGCAATTGGGAGACTGGTCACCATGTTCTAAGACATGTGGGAAAGGATTCAAGAAGAGATTATTAAAATGTATGTCTTACGATGGCAGTATGTTGCCACAAGAAAGCTGTGACCCTTCAAAGAAACCTAAACATTTAATAGACTTTTGCAATGTTACAAAGTGCACTTAA